The following coding sequences lie in one Mycobacterium sp. DL440 genomic window:
- a CDS encoding VOC family protein has translation MALSVEMITVDCIDPDALAQWWAQAVNGTVNAVVPGEFVLVDLSNGPNLGFQHVDDPTPGKNRVHVDFHAADMEAEVARLVGLGATETGRHSFGPEFNWVVLADPEGNAFCIAGA, from the coding sequence ATGGCACTTTCCGTGGAGATGATCACAGTCGACTGCATCGATCCCGATGCGCTGGCCCAATGGTGGGCGCAGGCTGTCAACGGCACGGTAAATGCCGTTGTCCCAGGCGAATTCGTCCTCGTCGACCTGTCCAACGGGCCCAACCTCGGTTTTCAGCACGTCGACGACCCGACTCCGGGCAAGAACCGCGTACACGTCGACTTCCACGCTGCGGACATGGAAGCCGAGGTGGCCCGGCTCGTGGGCCTCGGGGCCACCGAGACCGGGCGGCACAGCTTCGGCCCCGAGTTCAACTGGGTCGTGCTGGCCGATCCCGAAGGCAACGCGTTCTGTATCGCGGGTGCATAG
- a CDS encoding LGFP repeat-containing protein, whose translation MQLATKRTVTVTAAVLGIALAGAGCQSAKDTAEGAASSASSVASSVSSSVAAPDETTAGAATTPAEAGSTEETKMKGADGTEFTVAGPILAKYNTLDDAAKTSLGAPTGAEQKNEDGGVYQQFAGGVIIHSTKSYVVWGKIRDKWNELGGSQGELGYPTSDETTNPDGNKQTTFEHGIVTWNPTTDEVVLTKH comes from the coding sequence ATGCAGCTAGCAACGAAACGAACCGTCACCGTCACCGCCGCCGTACTCGGGATCGCCCTGGCCGGCGCCGGCTGCCAGTCGGCCAAGGACACCGCCGAAGGTGCGGCCAGTTCAGCGAGTTCAGTGGCGTCGTCGGTCTCGTCGTCGGTCGCCGCTCCCGACGAGACCACCGCCGGTGCGGCCACCACCCCCGCCGAGGCAGGCAGCACCGAAGAAACCAAGATGAAGGGCGCCGACGGCACCGAGTTCACCGTCGCCGGGCCGATCCTCGCCAAGTACAACACGCTCGACGACGCGGCCAAGACCTCTCTCGGCGCACCGACCGGTGCGGAGCAGAAGAACGAAGACGGCGGCGTCTACCAGCAGTTCGCCGGCGGCGTGATCATTCACTCCACCAAGTCCTATGTGGTGTGGGGCAAGATCCGCGACAAGTGGAACGAACTGGGCGGCTCACAGGGTGAGCTCGGCTACCCGACCAGCGATGAGACCACCAACCCCGACGGCAACAAGCAGACCACGTTCGAGCACGGCATCGTGACCTGGAATCCGACGACCGACGAAGTCGTCCTCACCAAGCACTAA